The proteins below come from a single Sphingomonas carotinifaciens genomic window:
- the rpoC gene encoding DNA-directed RNA polymerase subunit beta', which produces MNELTNFANPVAKPETFDQIQIGIASPDKIRSWSFGEIKKPETINYRTFKPERDGLFCARIFGPIKDYECLCGKYKRMKYKGIVCEKCGVEVTVSKVRRERMGHIELAAPVAHIWFLKSLPSRIGLLLDMQLKQLERVLYFEAYIVIEPGLTPLEKYQLLTEDELLDAQDEYGEDAFSAGIGAEAVRIMLESLDLEGEKVALLEELATTKSELKPKKIIKRLKVVESFLESGNRPEWMILEVVPVIPPELRPLVPLDGGRFATSDLNDLYRRVINRNNRLKRLMELRAPDIIVRNEKRMLQEAVDALFDNGRRGRTITGANKRPLKSLSDMLKGKQGRFRQNLLGKRVDYSGRSVIVTGPELKLHQCGLPKKMALELFKPFIYARLDAKGLSMTLKQAKKWVEKERKEVWDILDEVIREHPVMLNRAPTLHRLGIQAFEPVLIEGKAIQLHPLVCSAFNADFDGDQMAVHVPLSLEAQLEARVLMMSTNNILSPANGKPIIVPSQDMVLGLYYLSMEKTGEPGEGMLLADMAEVHQALDAGAVTLHTKVISRVPQTDESGQQYLKRFETTPGRMLLGETLPKSHKVPFEIVNRLLTKKDVGDVIDEVYRHTGQKETVLFADAIMALGFRHAFKAGISFGKDDMIIPNEKDALVEETRALVKDYEQQYQDGLITQQEKYNKVIDAWSRCGDQVAGAMMDEIKAVKRDEETGREKPINAIYMMAHSGARGSQAQIKQLAGMRGLMAKPSGEIIETPIISNFKEGLTVLEYFNSTHGARKGLADTALKTANSGYLTRRLVDVSQDCVVIEEDCGTSRALEMKAIVQGGSTIASLAERILGRTTAEDIVDPKTNEISIPTGTLLDEPMVAGIEKIGIQSVKIRSPLVCESKIGVCGKCYGRDLARGTPVNIGEAVGVIAAQSIGEPGTQLTMRTFHIGGAAQLNEQSNLEAAVDGTVEFRDLRIIEDQRGRRVVLSRSGEIAIVDMDGRELSVDRIPYGAYVLFDDGHIVSKGDRMAEWDPFTMPVITENPGTIRFQDLIEGKTLTEQVDEATGIAQRVVIEYRAASKSKEDLRPRLTLHDDASGEAGRYMLAPGATLSVEDGQQVQGGDVIARVARESAKTRDITGGLPRVAELFEARIPKEAAIIAKVSGRVVFGKDYKAKRKIGIQPEDGGDVVEYLVPKSKVIDVQEGDYVKRGDNLIGGSPNPHDILETMGIEPLAEYLVSEIQEVYRLQGVKINDKHIETIVRQMLQKVEITEGGDTTLLKGEQVDREEMDATNAKLGPNEARAQGKPVLLGITKASLQTRSFISAASFQETTRVLTEAAVQGKQDTLMGLKENVIVGRLIPAGTGAGMNRLRVAASSRDAALRVQQRRLADAIVAPINAAEQKAAEDARSTRDDTGTGSDPLAEVVPSGTGTDADAGEYLND; this is translated from the coding sequence ATGAACGAACTGACCAATTTCGCCAATCCGGTCGCAAAGCCCGAGACTTTCGACCAGATCCAGATCGGCATCGCATCGCCCGACAAGATCCGTTCGTGGTCGTTCGGCGAGATCAAGAAGCCCGAGACGATCAACTATCGCACGTTCAAGCCCGAGCGTGACGGCCTGTTCTGCGCGCGCATCTTCGGTCCGATCAAGGATTATGAGTGCCTGTGCGGCAAGTACAAGCGCATGAAGTACAAGGGCATCGTCTGCGAGAAGTGCGGTGTCGAGGTTACCGTGTCGAAGGTCCGCCGTGAGCGGATGGGCCATATCGAACTGGCCGCCCCGGTCGCCCACATCTGGTTCCTGAAGTCGCTGCCGAGCCGCATCGGCCTGCTGCTCGACATGCAGTTGAAGCAGCTGGAGCGCGTGCTCTACTTCGAAGCCTATATCGTCATCGAGCCGGGCCTGACGCCCTTGGAGAAGTATCAGCTTCTCACCGAGGACGAGCTGCTCGACGCGCAGGATGAATATGGCGAGGACGCCTTCTCCGCCGGCATCGGCGCCGAAGCCGTGCGCATCATGCTCGAAAGCCTGGATCTCGAAGGCGAGAAGGTCGCGCTGCTCGAAGAGCTGGCGACCACCAAGTCCGAGCTGAAGCCCAAGAAGATCATCAAGCGCCTGAAGGTCGTCGAGTCCTTCCTGGAATCGGGCAACCGTCCGGAATGGATGATCCTTGAGGTCGTGCCGGTCATCCCGCCCGAGCTGCGCCCGCTGGTGCCGCTGGACGGCGGTCGCTTCGCGACGTCGGACTTGAACGATCTGTATCGCCGCGTCATTAACCGTAACAACCGCCTGAAGCGGCTGATGGAGCTGCGCGCGCCGGACATCATCGTCCGCAACGAAAAGCGCATGTTGCAGGAAGCGGTCGACGCCCTGTTCGACAATGGCCGTCGCGGCCGCACGATCACCGGCGCCAACAAGCGCCCGCTGAAGTCGCTGTCCGACATGCTCAAGGGTAAGCAGGGCCGCTTCCGCCAGAACCTGCTCGGCAAGCGCGTCGACTATTCGGGTCGTTCGGTCATCGTGACCGGTCCGGAACTGAAGCTGCACCAGTGCGGCCTGCCGAAGAAGATGGCGCTCGAGCTGTTCAAGCCGTTCATCTACGCGCGCCTCGACGCCAAGGGTCTGTCGATGACGCTGAAGCAGGCCAAGAAGTGGGTCGAGAAGGAGCGCAAGGAAGTCTGGGACATCCTGGACGAGGTGATCCGCGAGCATCCCGTGATGCTGAACCGCGCACCGACGCTCCACCGTCTCGGCATCCAGGCGTTCGAGCCGGTGCTGATCGAGGGCAAGGCGATCCAGCTTCACCCGCTGGTCTGCTCGGCGTTCAATGCCGACTTCGACGGCGACCAGATGGCCGTGCACGTTCCGCTCAGCCTTGAGGCTCAGCTGGAAGCGCGCGTCCTGATGATGTCGACCAACAACATCCTGTCGCCCGCCAACGGCAAGCCGATCATCGTGCCGTCGCAGGACATGGTGCTGGGTCTCTATTATCTGTCGATGGAGAAGACCGGCGAGCCGGGCGAAGGCATGCTGCTCGCCGACATGGCGGAGGTGCATCAGGCGCTCGACGCAGGCGCGGTGACGCTGCACACCAAGGTCATCAGCCGCGTGCCGCAGACCGACGAGAGCGGTCAGCAGTATCTCAAGCGCTTCGAGACGACGCCGGGCCGCATGCTGCTCGGCGAGACGCTGCCCAAGAGCCACAAGGTCCCGTTCGAGATCGTCAACCGCCTCCTCACCAAGAAGGATGTGGGCGACGTGATCGACGAGGTGTATCGCCACACCGGCCAGAAGGAGACCGTGCTGTTCGCCGACGCGATCATGGCGCTCGGCTTCCGGCACGCGTTCAAGGCGGGCATCTCGTTCGGCAAGGACGACATGATCATCCCGAACGAGAAGGACGCTCTCGTCGAGGAGACGCGTGCGCTCGTGAAGGATTACGAGCAGCAGTATCAGGACGGCCTGATCACGCAGCAAGAGAAGTACAACAAGGTGATCGACGCCTGGAGCCGTTGCGGCGACCAAGTGGCGGGCGCCATGATGGACGAGATCAAGGCGGTGAAGCGCGACGAGGAAACGGGTCGCGAAAAGCCGATCAACGCGATCTACATGATGGCTCACTCCGGTGCCCGCGGTTCGCAGGCCCAGATCAAGCAGCTCGCCGGCATGCGCGGCCTGATGGCCAAGCCGTCGGGCGAGATCATCGAAACGCCGATCATCTCGAACTTCAAGGAAGGCCTGACCGTCCTTGAATATTTCAACTCGACCCACGGCGCCCGCAAGGGCCTGGCCGACACCGCGCTCAAGACGGCGAACTCGGGCTACCTGACCCGCCGTCTGGTCGACGTCAGCCAGGACTGCGTCGTCATCGAAGAGGATTGCGGCACGTCCCGCGCGCTCGAGATGAAGGCGATCGTCCAGGGCGGCTCGACCATCGCGTCGCTTGCCGAGCGTATCCTGGGCCGCACCACGGCCGAGGATATCGTCGACCCCAAGACGAACGAGATCAGCATCCCGACGGGTACGCTGCTCGACGAGCCGATGGTCGCCGGCATCGAGAAGATCGGCATCCAGTCGGTCAAGATCCGCAGCCCGCTGGTCTGCGAGTCGAAGATCGGTGTGTGCGGCAAGTGCTACGGCCGTGACCTCGCCCGCGGTACGCCGGTCAACATCGGCGAAGCGGTCGGCGTCATCGCGGCGCAGTCGATCGGCGAGCCGGGTACGCAGCTTACCATGCGTACCTTCCACATCGGCGGCGCGGCACAGCTAAACGAGCAGTCGAACCTCGAGGCGGCGGTCGACGGCACGGTCGAGTTCCGCGACCTGCGCATCATCGAGGACCAGCGCGGTCGTCGCGTGGTGCTCAGCCGCTCGGGCGAGATCGCGATCGTCGACATGGACGGCCGCGAACTGTCGGTCGATCGCATCCCCTACGGCGCCTATGTCCTGTTCGACGACGGGCATATCGTGTCGAAGGGCGACCGCATGGCCGAGTGGGATCCGTTCACCATGCCGGTGATCACGGAAAACCCGGGCACGATCCGCTTCCAGGACCTGATCGAGGGCAAGACGCTGACCGAGCAGGTCGACGAGGCGACGGGCATCGCCCAGCGCGTCGTGATCGAGTATCGCGCCGCGTCCAAGTCGAAGGAGGACCTGCGTCCCCGCCTGACGCTGCACGACGATGCCAGCGGCGAGGCAGGCCGGTACATGCTGGCGCCCGGCGCCACGCTGTCGGTCGAGGACGGGCAGCAGGTGCAGGGCGGCGACGTGATCGCGCGTGTCGCGCGTGAAAGCGCCAAGACCCGCGACATCACCGGCGGTCTGCCGCGCGTCGCCGAGCTGTTCGAGGCGCGCATCCCCAAGGAGGCAGCGATCATCGCCAAGGTCTCCGGCCGGGTCGTGTTCGGCAAGGACTACAAGGCCAAGCGCAAGATCGGCATCCAGCCCGAGGATGGCGGCGACGTCGTCGAGTATCTGGTGCCGAAGTCCAAGGTGATCGACGTCCAGGAAGGCGACTACGTCAAGCGTGGCGACAACCTGATCGGCGGCTCGCCCAACCCGCACGACATTCTGGAGACGATGGGGATCGAGCCGCTGGCCGAGTATCTCGTGTCGGAAATCCAGGAAGTGTACCGACTGCAGGGCGTGAAGATCAACGACAAGCACATCGAGACGATCGTTCGTCAGATGCTGCAAAAGGTCGAGATCACCGAGGGCGGCGACACCACGCTGCTCAAGGGCGAGCAGGTCGATCGCGAGGAAATGGACGCGACCAACGCCAAGCTCGGGCCGAACGAGGCGCGTGCGCAGGGCAAGCCCGTCCTGCTCGGCATCACCAAGGCTAGCTTGCAGACCCGCAGCTTCATCTCGGCGGCGTCGTTCCAGGAGACCACCCGCGTCCTCACCGAGGCGGCGGTCCAGGGCAAGCAGGACACGCTGATGGGCCTGAAGGAGAATGTCATCGTCGGCCGCCTGATCCCGGCGGGCACCGGCGCCGGCATGAACCGCCTGCGTGTGGCGGCCTCCAGCCGCGATGCGGCGCTCCGCGTCCAGCAGCGTCGTCTGGCCGATGCGATCGTCGCACCGATCAACGCCGCCGAGCAGAAGGCGGCCGAGGATGCACGCTCCACGCGTGACGACACTGGCACGGGCAGCGATCCGCTGGCCGAGGTCGTGCCGTCGGGCACCGGCACCGATGCCGATGCCGGCGAATATCTGAACGACTGA
- a CDS encoding metallophosphoesterase family protein — protein MKRLFHVSDVHFGAEDPEAIAWFSDLVATEKPDAVIMTGDLTMRATKSEFAAGGAWLRSLGVPVTLEVGNHDIPYYWDPFRRLFSPYQRYAAVEKMIEQPLDLPGITVVPLKTTARAQWRWNWSKGRVSPGSLSRALTLIEQAPRGNLIFVAAHHPLIEGGTKGTAKTRHGDAALTALAAAGAHAVLTGHVHDPFDVPIDRNGWTIRMIGAGTLSKRVRHSPPAFNEIRVDGSRFETLSRTLDTQPKQPISEDSRPAAV, from the coding sequence ATGAAGCGGCTGTTCCACGTCAGCGACGTCCATTTCGGCGCGGAGGACCCGGAGGCGATCGCCTGGTTTTCCGACCTGGTCGCGACGGAAAAGCCCGATGCGGTCATCATGACCGGCGACCTGACGATGCGGGCGACCAAGAGCGAGTTCGCGGCGGGTGGTGCCTGGCTGCGGTCGTTGGGCGTGCCGGTGACGCTGGAGGTCGGCAATCACGACATCCCCTATTACTGGGACCCGTTCCGGCGGCTGTTTTCGCCCTATCAGCGCTATGCCGCGGTGGAGAAGATGATCGAGCAGCCGCTGGACTTGCCCGGCATCACCGTGGTACCGCTGAAGACGACGGCGCGGGCGCAGTGGCGGTGGAACTGGTCCAAGGGGCGGGTGAGCCCCGGATCGCTGTCACGCGCGCTGACGCTGATCGAACAGGCGCCAAGGGGCAACCTGATTTTCGTGGCGGCGCATCACCCGCTGATCGAAGGGGGAACCAAGGGCACTGCAAAGACACGCCACGGCGATGCCGCGCTGACCGCACTGGCGGCGGCGGGGGCCCATGCCGTCCTGACCGGCCATGTCCATGATCCCTTCGACGTGCCGATCGACCGCAACGGGTGGACGATCCGGATGATCGGCGCAGGCACGCTGTCGAAGCGGGTGCGACACTCGCCACCGGCGTTCAACGAGATACGGGTGGATGGCAGCCGGTTCGAGACGCTGTCGCGGACGCTGGATACCCAACCGAAGCAGCCGATCAGCGAGGATAGCCGTCCGGCCGCCGTCTAG
- the rpoB gene encoding DNA-directed RNA polymerase subunit beta, translated as MATKAIESGTAKRRIRKVFGDIHEVVQMPNLIEVQRESYEQFLRSDPATGYVSGLEKTLRSVFPITDFAGTAQLDIKKEGGYVLEDPKFDVEECRQRGITYAAPMRVTLTLATFEVDPETEAKSLIDIKEQDVYMGDMPLMTENGTFFINGTERVIVSQMHRSPGVLFDHDRGKTHASGKYLFAARVIPYRGSWLDFEFDAKDIVNVRIDRKRKLPVTALLYALGMNSEEILNHFYNRLTFVRGDGGWRIPFQAENWRGVKPLFDIVDANSGEVVFAAGQKISPRAANKAGKDGLTELLIPTEEIFGRYSAYDLINEATGEIYVEAGDEITAENLESLDKAGVDTIELLDIDHVATGPWIRNTLKADKAEEREQALSDIYRVMRPGEPPTLETAESLFAGLFFDPDRYDLSAVGRVKLNMRLDLDAPDTVTTLRTEDILAVVKTLVDLKDGKGEIDDIDNLGNRRVRSVGELLENQYRVGLLRMERAVKERMSSVDVSTVMPNDLINAKPAVAAVREFFGSSQLSQFMDQTNPLSEVTHKRRVSALGPGGLTRERAGFEVRDVHPTHYGRICPIETPEGPNIGLINSLSTFARVNKYGFIETPYRKIVDGKVTNEVVYLSAMEEQKHTVAQASAELNEDGSFAEELVSARQAGEFLMALPDTVTLMDVSPKQLVSVAASLIPFLENDDANRALMGSNMQRQAVPLVKAEAPFVGTGMEETVARDSGAAISAKRAGIVDQVDAARIVIRATGEVDAGKSGVDIYTLMKFQRSNQSTCINQRPLVKVGDVVNVGDVLADGPSTEFGELALGRNALVAFMPWNGYNYEDSILISERIVKDDVFTSIHIDEFEVMARDTKLGPEDITRDIPNVGEEALRNLDEAGIVYVGAEVEPGDILVGKITPKGESPMTPEEKLLRAIFGEKASDVRDTSLRLPPGVAGTIVDVRVFNRHGIDKDERAMAIEREEIERLKKDADDERTILNRATWSRLREMLLDQTATAAPKGVKKGSVIDAEVLESVDRHEWWKFAVADDARQSDLEAVKAQYDEAAKRITDKFHDRRDKLERGDELPPGVLKMVKVFVAVKRKLQPGDKMAGRHGNKGVISRILPQEDMPFLADGTPVDLVLNPLGVPSRMNVGQIFETHLGWAARNLGMQVATALEEWREANPDAKAGAMPEPVKERLVEIYGDHYADDINARSGEEVMELVGNLKTGIPMGTPVFDGAREGDVSAMLELAGLDASGQSDLFDGRTGDKFDRKVTVGIIYMLKLHHLVDDKIHARSIGPYSLVTQQPLGGKAQFGGQRFGEMEVWALQAYGAAYTLQEMLTVKSDDVVGRTKVYEAIVKGDDTFEAGIPESFNVLVKEMRSLGLNVDLRTAEVDDDDIAIAAE; from the coding sequence ATGGCAACCAAGGCGATCGAGAGCGGCACCGCCAAGCGGCGCATCCGCAAGGTGTTCGGCGACATCCACGAAGTCGTGCAGATGCCCAACCTCATCGAGGTGCAGCGCGAAAGCTACGAGCAGTTCCTGCGCTCCGATCCTGCGACCGGCTATGTGTCCGGCCTCGAAAAGACGCTGCGCTCGGTCTTCCCGATCACCGACTTCGCCGGCACCGCGCAGCTTGATATCAAGAAGGAGGGCGGCTACGTCCTCGAGGACCCGAAGTTCGACGTCGAGGAATGCCGCCAGCGTGGCATCACCTATGCCGCGCCCATGCGCGTCACGCTGACGCTCGCGACGTTCGAGGTCGATCCGGAGACCGAAGCCAAGTCGCTGATCGATATCAAGGAGCAGGACGTCTACATGGGCGACATGCCGCTCATGACGGAGAACGGCACCTTCTTCATCAACGGCACCGAGCGCGTCATCGTCAGCCAGATGCACCGTTCGCCGGGCGTGCTGTTCGACCATGACCGTGGCAAGACGCACGCGTCCGGCAAGTATCTCTTCGCCGCGCGCGTCATTCCCTATCGCGGCTCGTGGCTCGATTTCGAATTCGATGCCAAGGACATCGTCAACGTCCGTATCGACCGCAAGCGCAAGCTGCCGGTCACCGCGCTGCTCTATGCGCTGGGGATGAACTCGGAAGAGATCCTCAACCACTTCTACAACCGCCTCACCTTTGTGCGCGGCGACGGCGGCTGGCGCATCCCGTTCCAGGCGGAGAACTGGCGCGGCGTGAAGCCGCTGTTCGACATCGTCGACGCCAATTCGGGCGAGGTGGTGTTCGCCGCCGGCCAGAAGATCAGCCCCCGCGCCGCCAACAAGGCCGGCAAGGACGGCCTGACCGAGCTGCTGATCCCGACCGAGGAAATCTTCGGCCGCTATTCGGCCTATGACCTCATCAACGAGGCAACGGGCGAGATCTATGTCGAGGCCGGTGATGAGATCACCGCCGAGAACCTGGAAAGCCTGGACAAGGCGGGCGTCGACACGATCGAGCTGCTCGACATCGACCATGTCGCCACCGGCCCGTGGATCCGCAACACGCTGAAGGCCGACAAGGCCGAGGAGCGCGAGCAGGCGCTGTCCGACATCTACCGCGTGATGCGCCCCGGCGAGCCGCCGACGCTAGAAACCGCGGAGTCGCTGTTCGCCGGCCTGTTCTTCGATCCGGACCGCTACGACCTGTCGGCGGTGGGCCGCGTCAAGCTGAACATGCGCCTCGACCTCGACGCGCCGGACACGGTGACGACGCTGCGTACCGAGGACATCCTGGCGGTGGTCAAGACGCTGGTCGACCTGAAGGACGGCAAGGGCGAGATCGACGACATCGACAATCTCGGCAACCGCCGCGTGCGCTCGGTCGGCGAGCTGCTGGAGAACCAGTACCGCGTCGGCCTGTTGCGCATGGAGCGTGCGGTCAAGGAGCGCATGTCGTCGGTCGACGTGTCGACCGTGATGCCGAACGACCTGATCAACGCCAAGCCCGCGGTCGCCGCGGTGCGCGAGTTCTTCGGTTCGTCGCAGCTGTCGCAGTTCATGGACCAGACCAACCCGCTGTCCGAAGTGACGCACAAGCGTCGCGTCTCGGCCCTCGGGCCGGGCGGTCTGACGCGCGAGCGCGCCGGCTTCGAAGTCCGCGACGTTCACCCGACGCACTATGGCCGCATCTGCCCGATCGAAACGCCGGAAGGCCCGAACATCGGTCTGATCAACTCGCTGTCGACCTTCGCACGCGTCAACAAGTACGGCTTCATCGAGACGCCGTACCGCAAGATCGTCGATGGCAAGGTGACCAACGAGGTCGTCTATCTGTCGGCGATGGAGGAGCAGAAGCACACCGTCGCGCAGGCGTCGGCCGAGCTGAACGAGGATGGCTCCTTCGCCGAGGAACTGGTGTCCGCACGTCAGGCCGGCGAATTCCTGATGGCGCTGCCGGACACGGTGACGCTGATGGACGTCAGCCCCAAGCAGCTCGTCTCGGTCGCCGCGTCGCTCATTCCGTTCCTGGAGAACGACGACGCCAACCGCGCACTGATGGGCTCGAACATGCAGCGCCAAGCGGTGCCGCTGGTCAAGGCCGAGGCGCCGTTCGTCGGCACCGGCATGGAAGAGACGGTGGCGCGCGATTCCGGCGCCGCGATCTCGGCCAAGCGCGCCGGCATCGTCGACCAGGTCGATGCCGCACGCATCGTGATCCGCGCGACCGGTGAGGTCGATGCGGGCAAGTCGGGCGTCGACATCTACACGCTGATGAAGTTCCAGCGTTCGAACCAGTCGACCTGCATCAACCAGCGTCCGCTGGTGAAGGTGGGCGACGTGGTGAATGTCGGCGACGTGCTGGCCGACGGTCCGTCGACCGAGTTCGGCGAGCTGGCGCTGGGCCGCAACGCGCTCGTCGCGTTCATGCCCTGGAACGGCTACAACTACGAGGACTCGATCCTCATCTCCGAGCGGATCGTGAAGGACGACGTGTTCACGTCGATCCACATCGACGAGTTCGAGGTGATGGCCCGCGACACGAAGCTGGGGCCGGAGGACATCACCCGCGACATCCCGAACGTCGGCGAGGAAGCGCTGCGCAACCTCGACGAGGCGGGCATCGTCTATGTCGGTGCCGAGGTCGAGCCGGGCGATATCCTTGTCGGCAAGATCACGCCGAAGGGCGAGTCGCCGATGACGCCGGAGGAAAAGCTGCTCCGCGCCATCTTCGGTGAAAAGGCATCGGACGTGCGCGACACGTCGCTGCGCCTGCCGCCGGGCGTTGCCGGCACGATCGTCGACGTGCGCGTCTTCAATCGTCACGGCATCGACAAGGACGAGCGCGCGATGGCGATCGAGCGCGAGGAGATCGAGCGCCTGAAGAAGGACGCCGACGACGAGCGCACCATCCTCAACCGGGCGACCTGGAGCCGCCTGCGCGAGATGCTGCTCGACCAGACCGCGACGGCCGCCCCCAAGGGCGTCAAGAAGGGTTCGGTCATTGACGCCGAGGTGCTGGAAAGCGTCGACCGCCACGAATGGTGGAAGTTCGCGGTCGCCGACGATGCGCGCCAGAGCGATCTGGAAGCGGTCAAGGCCCAGTATGACGAGGCTGCCAAGCGGATCACGGACAAGTTCCATGACCGCCGCGATAAGCTGGAGCGTGGTGACGAGCTGCCGCCGGGCGTGCTGAAGATGGTCAAGGTGTTCGTCGCGGTGAAGCGCAAGCTGCAGCCGGGCGACAAGATGGCTGGCCGTCACGGCAACAAGGGCGTGATCAGCCGCATCCTGCCGCAGGAGGATATGCCCTTCCTCGCGGACGGTACGCCGGTCGATCTCGTGCTGAACCCGCTGGGCGTGCCGTCGCGCATGAACGTCGGTCAGATCTTCGAGACGCATCTCGGCTGGGCGGCGCGCAACCTGGGCATGCAGGTGGCGACCGCGCTGGAAGAGTGGCGCGAGGCCAATCCGGACGCCAAGGCGGGGGCGATGCCCGAGCCGGTCAAGGAACGGCTGGTCGAGATCTATGGCGACCATTATGCCGATGACATCAACGCCCGCTCGGGCGAGGAAGTCATGGAGCTGGTCGGCAACCTGAAGACCGGCATCCCGATGGGCACCCCGGTGTTCGACGGCGCGCGTGAAGGCGACGTGTCGGCGATGCTGGAGCTGGCGGGTCTCGACGCGTCGGGCCAGTCGGACCTGTTCGACGGACGTACCGGCGACAAGTTCGACCGCAAGGTCACGGTGGGCATCATCTACATGCTGAAGCTGCACCACCTGGTCGACGACAAGATCCACGCGCGTTCGATCGGGCCGTACAGCCTCGTCACCCAGCAGCCGCTGGGCGGCAAGGCGCAGTTCGGTGGCCAGCGCTTCGGCGAGATGGAGGTCTGGGCGCTCCAGGCCTACGGCGCGGCGTATACCTTGCAGGAAATGCTGACGGTGAAGTCGGACGACGTGGTCGGCCGCACCAAGGTCTACGAGGCGATCGTCAAGGGCGACGACACCTTCGAGGCCGGCATTCCGGAGAGCTTCAACGTGCTCGTCAAGGAAATGCGCTCGCTGGGCCTGAACGTCGACCTGCGGACCGCCGAGGTCGACGACGACGATATCGCCATCGCGGCGGAATAA